ATATCCATGGAAGTACCATTCATTCATTGCTGTGTACATGTGCTAAATATTATATTCTAGTGCATTTTTGTGGCTACTTGCAAAAGCCAACAGATGAGAAGTAAAagtagaaaaagttttttttaagtgcaaACTCTGTTTTAAAGTGAAGGAGTCAAACTTACATATTCCTGTGTGAAGTCTATTAGGTTTTGCAAATCAATGTCATCTCTGTATGCTCTGATGTTATTGTTTATAAAGAAATACAGCTGGTCTTTGATCCAGTCTTTGAAAACAAATGCCAGAACACCAGCAGTAAGCTCCAGGAAGAAAATAATTCCCAGGAACACAGAAAACTATggaaaagaaagacaaaaaaagTTACAAGAAAAGGACTATTCTGCCTCTGTGCCTAAATACTTATTTTTCAAGGCTTACAATTAATCAGAATGTGAATGACCTGAAAACTGAATgttttgtcagtttcagcaggcttATTAACACATGCTAAATGTATTCCTACGCACAGGAAAAATGACTATTTTTAAAACGTTATTCATAACCAATGCAGGATTGAACAGTTCTGTCTGCACAGAGCTGCACATTtcagctgagattttcaaaaaggaCCCAAGGCAGAATGTAAACAGGGATCCCTGAAGCCCTTCCCTAATATCAACATTAAATACATAGTTAGATACCTAAATTTTCAAAGGCGCAATGGCACCACTGAAAATCAGTTCACTTATTTGGTTGCCAAAAATTAGGTGCAGAAATCAATTTAATGGCACCCGTGTCTAAAGTTTGGTCTAAGGAAGTATATCAAGCAAATATTGGCAACAGCAGAAATGAATTAATGGAAAAATTTCAAAGGAATGTCTGTAGAATTACTCATTATAGCCACATTAAAACCAAGTAAGTTCCTTACAATTGATGCAAACACAATGAACACTCAAGGCATTACTAATGACATGTCATTTTCTCTAAACATCACTGGTGAGTCTATGtggagtttaaaaaaatcccacatgatccaaattaaggatgttaagtaacagttaatttactaatcgagcagtcaatggaatttccatcgactactccgGGGTGGCCAACTTGTttcagatgaagagccaaaatagtagTGGATACAACGTATAGAaccgaggaaaaaaaaaaacaacaaaaaacctagTCACCGTCCTTTTGAGAGCAGAGCAGGCACTGCCCTTTGAACTCGGCACAGGATGCTGCAACTCCAGCTCTTGTCTCTTTCAAACAGAAATACACTGCCCCTTGCAGAACCGTGAGTGtgggagccacaattttttctttgaagagccgcatgtggctcacgaGCCGCGGGTtggtcgataggcacttccactgTCCttgaaaatgtacaagagccccagcaggaggaggaaaggagaaaCGTGGAACTCCGTGTGCAGATTTGGAACTGAGTAGTAGACTgttcgataagcatttgcttatcggacagtcgactagtccttaacatccctaatccaaatgCAATACGACACTCTCTGTTCTGCAGCCATGCCTttgagtaattttttaaaatatattcgtTGTTCATTCTGATgcattttcactgctgctgctagATAGGAAGCTATTTTTGGTTTGGCAGGTGCGTTAATTTTACAGGGAGTCAGAAAAGCAAATGAAGGAAGAAGCATGAAAGTTACTTTCATTTTCTAGCAACATAAAAGTATATCAGAAATTGCTCAGCTTAGAGCAGTTTTGAGAATAGTATGAAAGAATCACCTCCTTCTACACAGCATTTTCATCCAGGGAGCCAAACCGGTCACTAGAAAGTAGTTGTTACATGTACATATAAAGGCTTCCTGTTAATTGATAGATTAGATGACAGCTTGCCAGGAGCCAAAAGGATGAATAGGGATTTGTGTAAAACAGGCTAGCCTGCAGCCACACATCTTTCACCTGAATATGTGCCCCATCTTTGAAGTGCCCTTCCCAAAACACAGACAAATCAGGAAGCTCAGCTCAAGATTCTGCATTGATGCTGGGACCTGCCTGCAGCTCCTTTCATAACTGACAGTCCAAGTCAAGGTTCGAGGAGACTAAGAGTGGTGCCGCCATTAAGCAGTTCAAGCTGTGCTCAATCAGTGTGGGCTGTACAGAGCCAAGGTCCCAGGACATCATCAGATAACCCCTATgacggagccccctccccccatgctttatgaaatggactaatggacatgaatatacagaactcaaaggtggtttgagcgaattatttcatgtaacccatcgatcttcatgtcatgagctgctggttctgtttatcttactctgttgtatgtatcatttgtgtgtataaaattagacacagggagtggggaataatttgtgagtttccaatgtgtgaatgggagacatggagagTGTcacctgcaacttctagatgagccactgttaaacaatcttttgtccttaagtctgagcagtgattggtagggaggggcctcaattccttaacaaaaggaataggaaagcagaggcctagGTCTTTCAgttgggctgcacctgaaggaaggggccAGGGACCCCAGGGTGTGGAAGAAAGCAGCTggaaggggcagctggaaaagaggttttagggtgagtttgattaagtttgtactaaggtttcaatgtagaattagccaagcggttttgtttcttttgatttgtaacctactttgctctgcttgtcttcacttattactacttaaatcctgctgcttccacttaataaaccatttttattttctatcaaacccagtgtaaataattgttactggggaggaggatgcaaccagcgtgcacattccccctttcattattaaagggggcttacctaattctttggggtctgatcccatctggggagtgctctctcaggaggctgagccctaaactgcactctgcttggacctgaagtggttcagtgtctgtactgcttctcggtgggggcagggacctcagctcggggccttggctaggagagaccagcagagctggcccagcaggacctgtcggtggggagccccagagagtgggaaggcAAGTGGCACTGGCCATGGCAGCATCCCCGAGGTGTCGTCTGTGACCGCACACCGTCACAATCCCCATCTTGGGGGACGCAATATTGTCTCTTCTGCACCACAGGACTGCAGTTTGACACCAACAACGGCAAAGGCCACATTTGGTACAGTATTCACATCCCCCATATGTTATACAAGCAGCTCATTAGGGGCTTTCAAAGCTCAATACATACACTATTCAAGTAGGATCTCTCCTCTAGAAAGAGAAAGGCCAAGACCCATTAGGTTAGATCCTTATAAAAGGCATGTGCTCTGCACTATGGCTCTTAACAGGATTGCATCATTCAAGTTAAAATCCAAAAAACATAAGCAACCTGAATTTCAATTCTTTAATACCTTCATTGTTTCAAGACAGGGAAAAACTGACTTAGGAGAGAAATACAACACATTTGTGTCAAATATCTGCAGAGGCGTTTCAAGAGACTGACAAGTTAAGCACCAACACAGGACATGGTTTTACTTTTGTAACGGATGAATCCAGAAATGGCAACAACTACTTACAAACTTGAGAAGGAAGGTATTTTCTCGCAAAGCTCCAATGCATCCTGCAAACCCCAAAATGAACATGACTCCTCCTACCACAAGGAAGAGCCAAACTGGATCAAAACCTCCCAGGTCAGTTATGGAAGAGATATTGGACAGCACTccctgagaaaaaaaaacaatgccAAGAAATAACAGATGTGTCTGGACTAGCGTGCAAAGAGTCcacttttgtttttcctttaaaatacagAGAGCAGCAGCAAATGAATATTCTTCAGCACTTGTGTTTTATATTTTTGGCTAACAAATATGTTCTTACATAAACACAACAATTATAAATGTTATGGTCTGAAAAGCAGTCATTCCAGATGACATCAATACACACACTAGTTAAGTATTTTGATAGCAGGCACCTTAACAATGAAATATGGTTTAAACCATCTTACAGCCCTGTTCTTGAACAGCCTGAAATAAGCTCAAGAGATAGTTAGTGGTACAGTATTTAAAAGTACATTTTGCTTTAAACAGCGGGGCAATGACTGGACTGTATTACTCTATTTCAAATTGCTTAAAAAGACTGGAAGGACCATCTCATAGGACTGTCAATATCTCTCTTCTACCTACAGATGTCTGCCTGTTTCGGGGTTTTATACAGTGCCTGTCACCATAGTATTCAAGCACTTCTGTGGATTTAATGGATTATTTATTGGGGTAAATAGAGCAAAACTATGAAAAGCGTAGGGATGACCAGCACTGTCTTCACCGTATCCTTAGTTGCAGGTGAGGTATTTTGGATTTTGTAAGAGTTTAGAGCAGAGAACAAAGAATCAATGAGTACTGTGTTCTCATCCTGGCTCTTCAACtgatttgctgtgtgaccttgcaCCACTCACTCAGTATTCTCAATTTACATAATCTCTCTCACGGGGGAGGCAAACATTTATAAAGTGCTTTAACATTCTTGTATTTAATAAATATGAAGCATCCTTTCAGCAACATGAGCAACAATTGTCTACTCTAGTCTTTTTATTTTTGGCCAGTCAAGTCCGTACTACTGATATCTTAGAAGTGAAAAGAAAAGGATGTAGCTACCCCGTCCCTTGACAATTCCATTGtatttttattctgcacatgcatggttcatgtgtttgtatagtaTTTGCCAGAAACCTATTCATTTTTGCAAAAGTCACATTTTAATATTCTTCCCCTCTTACAAGGGGTTTGTTCCAGGAATATGTTGTAGTCCCACAGGAGATTGAATAGAATATGTTCCCTGGCTGATCTTCAACTCAGCTGTTTGCAGCTCCTGGGAATCAGAGGTGGGTCCCTGGCTGGGCTAGGGCTTGGGCTCCAAGCACAGTGGTTCTTTCAATTAGCTCTGGGATGTCCTTTCTATGGGGCTCCCCAAGTACTCCAAACAGCGATcggggggtaggggacagagatGTTCACGGAAGGGCGTCGGCCAGCTGCACAGTGTGCACAGTTTAAAGCCTGGGAATCAGGGCCAAGTTCCAAGGCCAAGTTCCAGCTGGGACCAACTTTATTACTCTAACACTTAACTTAGTGATCTAAGCAAGCATCTCTCAAGTAAATACAAATGAGACAGAGCAATGGACTGTAAAAAACTGATAACTCTTGCGATGCAAGGCAAGGGGCTCCAACCATCCATCACAGGCAATAAGGAGGAGTGAGCGGGTGTAGGTTGGAGGTGCTTAATATACTGACTCATGATCTCAGCACTCAAGGGGGCgccacaaaactaagtgattgggcaacaaaatggaaaataaaatttaacgttgataaatgtaaagtaatgcacattggaaaaaaataatcccaactacacatacaacatgatggggactaatttagctactcaagagagagatcatggagtcacactggatagttctgtgaaaacatccatgcagtgtgcagtggcagtaaaaaaatacaaacagaatattaggaatcattaataaagggatagagaacaagacaCAGACTATCTTATCACATCTATAAAAAACATGGTATGCCCACAACTTGAATAtcgcgtacagatgtggtcacctcatctcaaaaaagatatactttcattggaaaaggtttagaaaagggcaacaaaaatgattaggggtttggaacaggtcccgtaggaagagagattaacaagactgggacttttcatcttagaaaagaggcgactaagaggggatatgatagaggtctaaaaaatcatgagtggtgtggaaaaagtgaataaggaaaagttgttcacttgttcccataacccaggaagtagggggtcaccaaatgtaatgaataggtagcaagttAAAAACCagcaaaggaattttttcttcacagaGCACATCGTCGgccttgtggaactccttgtcataggaggctgtgaagaccaggactttaactgggttcaagaaaaaactagataaattcatggaggttagatccatcaacagccaggatgggtagtaatggtgtcATTAGCCTCTGCcagagtctgggaatgggtgacgagagagggattgcttgatgattccctgttctgttcgctccccGGGACTTCTGGCAcaggccattgtcagaagacaggatactgagctaaatggacctttggtctgatccagtatggccgttcttatgtctttgtatcacattattttaaaactctttgtAATGTAATTATTAAGCAGTCTAGTTATTGAATGCTTTTTCTAGGTTATTAATTGATTGTAGTTGATACAATCATAATatttggtcagtcattttgctgtggGAATaacatatttctttttaaaaaaagtaaatgaaaTAATGAATTTAATCTTGTCTGTCTCTTTAGGTAATATGGATCACTACTTTGGCTCCTGAATCACTgaagtctgagtatcactgaatTAGGGTAAGTGGTGGTGGAGGTggtcagagaaaaagaaaaagattcaAATACAAAATCATCTGGAGTATATTCTCCTTTGCAAACTGTGGGCATGAGCAAGAATCTCTGGCTAACACATATTTGGATGGTGAtgagaaatgaaaatattttcaattgctaTTTAATGAGAAAAATCTGTCTATTTTGATAGGCATAAATCATAAGAAATTTCAAGTTACTGTGCATTTGATAAGTGTAGAAGAGGGAACCGTAATTAAACCAGAaaatgtgggtgggtggggagtaTTTACACAATTCAAGATTTCATAATTTTTGTTAGCTTCATGTTGGAAACACAAaaacaacagcaacagcagcagcagcattttgcTAGTTACTTGGAACTGGAGGGGGAAAATAAGGGGAATGACTGTTCTTGTTTTCTTGTCATGAAGGAGGGAATTTCATAAAATAAACCAACAGCACAAACAGACAAAAagaaatgagatttttaaaaatccattaaaGTGTTATAAAACAAGGTAGGACAATAGAAGTATTTGGACAGTTCCCTTTTAGGCACCAAAATCTAAATGATAAGTCACATAATTGAAATTATTAAAGCCACCATCACCCTAGTATAAAATCCACAAATGTTCAAGAGCAAAGAACGTGCTTTGCATTTTGTCCAATTTGCATGCAATCCCGGGAATATGCACTAGATTCAAATTTCTAAACAAGTATTCAAACAAGCACTTTCTGGAAGTGGGTGCATGCAATCTTATGGCACAATTAGTACATCTTTCCTTCCTGATCTTTTATCCTCACTAGGATAAAGCAAGAGAAGGAAAGATCTTCACTCAAAAATTGCTGAGAGAAAAATTCAGCAGTAAAATTAGGGGTGATGGGGTTGAAGAGAGGTGAACTTAGTCTTTACAGATTATCTCGCTCTTTCAGGTTCACCGCCTCCTTGATTCGCAGATCTCTCTTTCAAATTCATGCTTTAGGATGCTAATTTTTCCACTTTCTCTTTAACTCTCATTGAGTGGCTCTCAGACCAGTTTCACTGTCTGACAACGGTATTCTATTGCTCCCCCAATGCTGCAAGGAAGGTATTGAGACATagcaaattattttctttaaaataaagacTCCTTTAGAAACAACTGGGGGCTAAGGAAAGGATGTAAAACCATAATGTATTCCTCATACCACACAGGGGCCATCACTAGAAGAACTATCCTATATTCCTGACACCTGGCAGTAAATGTGCATTATTTCATTATCGCCCATCTTGGCCAGTGCAAATCTCATACAGCTTCTGGTACACTGTCTGGTGCTATATTTTCCACCATTCTGAAAAGGCTTTGAGATGTGGCAAGTTTAACTAGAGAAATGAATCAACTGTGTGGAAAGAAACTGGGAAGAAAATCAAATGGCCGCAGAGGGAGGTTGGATCTACATCCTCAAAATCATAATATACAGCAGCACAGTGATTTCTTAAGTGACTACTGTGCGAATTCAGTATATAACTTTACATATGACATTCAGAATCAGTGCAGACTGTAAACTTTCTCACTACTGCACCTAGAACAACAGGGTCTCAGCCCAAGCTGGGGCCCCTGCATGATAAAGTGAACATAATAAACAGTCTTTCTAAAGCACAAAGGTAGATAaagtgatatcttttattggatcaacttctgcaTAAAAGATATCGCCTCATTTCTTTCTGATATCctaggaccaacatggctacaacacacCACAAACAATTTCTAAAACACCACATTTCCCCGAGCATAACATCCTAATGCCTGCTGAAGTTAAGCGGTTTCCTGTGTAAGTCTTCAATGAAAGAATCTGGTCCTAAGACATTTGTATGTATTGATGTATGTAAACAAGCCGGTCATATAGCTAAGACAGTTCAAACTGGAAGGTGACTCCTCCTGGttggctttttttattttgtttttttttttaaaagcatgataCAAACTCAGTTCTTCAAATCTATTGAATGTTCTTAAGTGACATCATGCTATCAAGTTTCTGCATCTCAAGTAAAACATTCGCTGCAATTTCTGGATATTAATATTTTTTAACTAGCTACATTTCCCTATGAGCAGACTGATCCATTCTCACGAGTGGTCTATGTTAAAGACCTAATGAACTGTCACTGACAGAATGACCCTTTTGCTTTAGGACTGTAGGCTAAGGACATAATTATTATAATGGAAAATTCATTTTTGTTACTTACGGACATgttagaacttttttttttttttttttttttaaagaaagcttaACTgggaagccatttcaaaataaagcaagtGCTAATAATTTATGCCCCAAGCCTGCAAAGACAACAGCACATACTTTACTTTATTCATAGTAGCTCAATTTAATTCAATTAGAATATTCACTGTGGGCAAAGCTAAGCAGGTGATTACAtctctgcaggatcagggccttatcACAATATAGATCTTCAGAATGTTCTTGAGTGCCTGTTCAaagccatttaaaattaaatcctgttttattattttatatagttattatttttattattcagcAGGAAAATACATGGAACAATTAGAAGGTGCCAACTGACTGAACCACTTCTAAGACAGGTAAATTTATTCTGAATTTTTAGTGCAAAAGCTGAGTCAGAGACTGGGTTTCCAATGTATTATTTCCAATGTGTTTTTCAGCTACACCTATGAGTATAGTAATGATCACAATATCAATACTTAACACTAACATGGTGGTTCTCTTCTTCAATgcattttacatttttcattCTCACAAAGTTCTTCTTGTCATAGGTAATTAATTATCATCAACAACAACATTAAGAAGAAAGGGAAGTTTTTTTGTCCTTTACCTTGTTGGGGAACCAATATTCTGACACACATTGATTTGTTTTATGCCTTCTACAAATTGAACCTATCTGGTCTGGCACTCCcaagacctgaccagtgccaaaccagagaatttgggaTCTCCTgcgctcttagaagacatttagaggtaaattagaactaaataacttcacagaacactgagagccaggactggtggctgttaaatttatgggactgtgagaaacttgcccacacccatggtaagtggatatctggctaactaaactcATGCTGGATTgcagatgctgctggaccagagaggttcaacctactgAAGCCTTTTCTTCCTACTTTCTATCCCCAAGCAGCCTCCCAaatttgggcccaatcctgcaaatgtgAATCTGTGTCAGAATAGAAATTGCAGCATCACTCACACAATAAAGGACATTGTCATGTGCTTTCTAATATTTTTAAGGTAACTGAAGGAACATCATCGCTCAGTCTTGTGCTTGTTTTTTGTAAGTGTAAAAAACAAATCTATGCCACAGCTaccagcagggatgtaaaatcccgtttaattagttaaccagttaaatgttaagtttaaccagttaacctcaTAAACAGGCTCATTCAAGGGATGCCACTCCGTGGTGAGTGCTGCTCTGATTAGGCTGGAGAGTCCCCTGTCCACGGCAGGCCACGTGGCGGCCAGGAAACTGCTCCAGCTCAAACCAGTTAACTGTAACTGGTAAGCTACGGGTGTGCCAGTAGTTATGTAAATTCACAGGCAAAGCAGAAAAAACTCCCCTTCCTTTGGTTTGACCCCCTTTATGAGAAGACACAATTGTGCCAACATTGCCTACCCTTAAAAGCTTTATGCTGTACAGATGGAACCTCCCTAATCTGgatttctctagtctggcaacacctCTGGTCTGGtacccactggaaaaaaaaatggtgggCGAGGGCTAGGAGCGTTGTAGGATCGTGGTagagctgggcagcaggagctggtggctggcagcagagccctggcgCCCCTGGGAAGTCCCAGCCACTGATCCGGCAGAGGAGAGCCCCTAGCTCCTGGAGAGAGGAAGGGCCAGTGCCCCAGGGGGCAATAGCCAGGAGCGGAGGGAGAGGCATTGATCTCCCTTGAtccagcaaattttctggtttgggatcagtcaggtcccaagggcgcCAGGCTAGGAAGGTTCAATTCATGCTTTCAATGTATGCTCTGCAGTGGCTATTCTGTGAGCATTTGTCAGTTGGGCTTTCTTGCGAACAGAGTCGGAAAGTTGCCAAGGTTGGTTGGTTGGTAGGTAGGTAGATACTGTACTGAGTTTGTTATAATCAACTTACTTTTTCATTCCATGCCCACAATCCAATTCCAAGAAACGCTATGCCCAGAAACTGAAAGAAACAAGAGAAAACTGGAGTAAGAACTGTGAATTTCCTGTTACAAATATTTTTCACATACTGATTGCCCCTTCATCTTCACCCCTCTGACTGGGAACTACTGTACCTCTAACCGTGTTAAGATTAGATGCGGACAGCTCAGGAAAAATACAACAGATCCTCCTACAATTCCGTAAGTAAAATTAGAGAATGAAAGGCTACTTTCTCTGCACAGCAAACAGCCAGAGAAcagcaggagaaggggggaagaaTTCTAAAGCAGCACAGCCCACATAATGCTTTCCCACACAGACATCATAGATGCAATAAATGTGAGCTCCTCAATCACTCCACAAGTCAACTCAGAGAACTATCTACCAAGCCTCGCATAAGCCGAGATCTGTGGCAGGGCAACACAACATTGCATCATTATCTTGCCAGCCCACTGTGCAGAGCAACTTCCCTTGCAATACACAATAAGAAAAATTAGGCACTAAATAAGAAAGCACTAAATAAGAAAGCACTAAATTCCATATTAATTACCATATATAATTATGTTGTACACATTATGGCCTCTTAAACCTAAATCAAGGAGTACATTTTAGACCAGAATTGCCATCAGAAAAAACTACAAGAGATAATCCAAAAATTAACCTAAAACAAACAATGTTATAGCTTTCTATTTATTAGGTACTTTTATATTTCATAACCAACAAGCTACCATCAGTAGGCTACACAGCCAATAATAGATCACCATAACTTCGCATATCTCAGAATTGCACAGCacagcacattttaaaattataactCTCCCTTCTTCTGCATTCAGAGAATATTAAAACAGTAACTAAATGAATAAATACATGAATAAACAGGAGTAAGTGAACTGCATTACCAAATCTATGCACTTGTCTCTTTCCTCAAGCAGAACATGCAGGGCTGATCTATACTTGTGGTTTTGACTCAAGGAGTTCTGCAAAAATCAGCCCTCCAGTTTTGCTTTACATGATTAAACATCTCTGAAGTTCCGGGTTTgtatagtgtagtcgattaactgataagcaaaagtttataggttaatgctatagactacacacatttcttctccctgcctccgccccgggcccccccccccccccccagacccccagtacattttttagcaggctggccagcagccagtcctggctcatgctgggtctgggacatACTGTTACTGTGGCTCTACATTTAAAGCGTATTAAGAGCCGGGCAGGcaaacagcccagctcagttccaatacagaggcaacagcatggaggagcagagggctctgtgggagtgaggcacactggctgctggccccgcccccagggactacagaatagtcaactaaccgataagcatttgtgaggttactcaactattcaattaaccgatagttAGCATCCCTAGTCTGTATGAACACCAGCACAAAATCTACTGAAACAGATGAGGTTTTGTAAAGTATGCATCTAAAACCACAAACTGGTCCAACTTAATGGAAACTGAGGCTGATAAATGTTGAGTGAATATTTAATATTCTTTACATCATAATCAATATGACTTCAAGATACAATTGACT
Above is a window of Pelodiscus sinensis isolate JC-2024 chromosome 5, ASM4963464v1, whole genome shotgun sequence DNA encoding:
- the TSPAN5 gene encoding tetraspanin-5 isoform X3 — protein: MFLGIAFLGIGLWAWNEKGVLSNISSITDLGGFDPVWLFLVVGGVMFILGFAGCIGALRENTFLLKFFSVFLGIIFFLELTAGVLAFVFKDWIKDQLYFFINNNIRAYRDDIDLQNLIDFTQEYWQCCGAFGADDWNLNIYFNCTDSNASRERCGVPFSCCTKDPAEDVINTQCGYDARQKPEVDQQIVIYTKGCVPQFEKWLQDNLTIVAGIFIGIALLQIFGICLAQNLVSDIEAVRASW